The sequence ATCTTTCGACGTTCCAGGTCCTAATGGCAACATATATATCATGATTCCGGGTTCTTTCCCTCTTTGAATGCTTAGAACACCATTAGTCAAAGCTCGTTCATAATAATCTGCGTACGCCATTTCTTTTGTCCATCTAAACAAGTTTCGTGCGACCTATAAATAACATAATAAACATTATTCACAAAATTAGATGTGACCATGAAAACATTGGTATACACTTTTCTGTAAAATATAGTGCACCTTTAACATATTATAAGTGGTACATGATTCTTCATTTTCTGTCTGTAACGTAGTTGCTAGTCTTTTTGGTTCAGACCTGAGGTTACCAATTAACCATCATTTTCTTACACAAAATAAGCATGCTCATAAAACAGAATTTACTCACATTAATAAATTTATCTAAAATGAtaaataagttaaaaaaaaatttgcATAAAAACTGTTTATCGTTTACTGTTCTTACCAAAATTCGCCAACTGATGTCCCTCCAGTAGCATACATGTGAGAAGAGTTCACAGTATCCATGAAGAACGTACCGATTTCCTGAAATACATATAAGTTATAGAATAGTCATCAATtttgtttaagtttttttttttaaaatttaaaattttttggtTTATAAACTGTAAGGTGCCTCAACTGAGAGTATAAATACCTTGTATAGAGGCTCACTGGTGACTTCATACCGCATTTGTGATCCAACAACAATTGGAATATGCGTATTGGCATGAAAACCAGATAATTCATCAGCCTACAagtataattttattttatacataattaaaaaaaaattgtattttattatcgaAAGAAGAAGCACAGTTATGTATAAATTACCTTCAGAGCCAATGGTCCAAGAAAGCAGGGCTTGTCAAAAAGATGAGCCAACGATAAATGTTTAGCATCTCCCTAATAACATTAAACGGGTCAATATTTACTTAACGGAATATATAGGATTACTagtcgaaataatatatatataaaataggcgAATAGATTAACAACATACTGTTATAGTGTATAGCCTATACATGACATCATTCATTCCACCGGTTTCTTCATTTAAAGATTGCCAGTGTCTTTCAATAGTGTACTTTTCGATCACATTTTGCACGCGTTTAGAAAAGTAATCTGCCATTTGAGTCACCATATTTAGAGCTTGATTGTTTCCTGCATAAACATATTGATCCACTAAACCTGCCATTATCTGCAAGTGACAAAAAATTATCAATCAAACTTGATAAAAGATCCAAATATCATAAGAAAAAAAAGAAGATGTGATATTTAGGCCTGAAAACAGATCTAAAACAGGCCCAAATGCCACTTGACAGTTATCTATTTCTTAATTAGGTCACGGTTTTAggcctaactttttttttttttttttttttttgaacagcagtACGAGATCAtccagggggacttaaccaccctcGCGTTCATCTCCCACAGTTGAATAACCTGCCCCGAACTGCTGCCCAGGAGGAAACCCGGCCCAATCCGAGGACATGGGCGGTAAACCCCCCTCCCCCTGCCGTtgcaacgcgatgtgcggaaggcacccttgggtggaattcaagggtaaaagagcaaccttgtgtgcaatgttacATCCAACGAgaatcgaactcctgacctctcgctaagagaggcaggccactaccacatgagctacaacacaaggttgGTTTTAGGCCTAACTATTGTTTCTCTTGAAAAAATGGTAAATATTTACCTTGTGGATGGTATAATATGGAGCCCAAACAGGTTTAACGGCTTCAAAACGATCAAAAAACTCAGATGGGAAAGCAGAGAGGTACCCGCCGCTCAACTTTTCTTGACATTCACCGAGCGCAGATACTACTGCTGTCATCTTCTGTTTAAGAGTTGTGTTACCGGTACTCGCCCACATCTTAGCTGAAGCACTCAAGTAATGTCCTAACagtttttgaaaagaaaataaaTGTCAAATTCATGAAATATTCACAAAGGAAGCATCATTTAATCcaattaaatttttatattatgacTTTCATTTGAAGTTTGTGTACTACCATTAACATATACTCTTCATTGAATACACTACACTTTTATGGTTCTTTGTAGTACAAGATCAAAGATCTGTGCAGGGTATGCATGTGCGAATGAGTAGTTGATCTAACTGATTTGATCTTCCCCTCAATCAAAACTATTACTTTTCGATCCGGGTATGTACTATTATAATAAATTACTCAGAAAAAGAATCAGGATAGCATCACTTTCTTGTTTTATCTACCCAAAATTCCGATCAATATTTCGACCAAACTGCTAATGACATTCCCTATCATCAAGTTTCAAACTTTTTGATCTGGGCATGTAGTTTCATAAGTCAAGGCTTAAAAAATTCTTCATGAGATGCATTACAATGACATATTTCCATATTCAGTATTCTTTACATTAGAAAAAAGTTGTATTTTCAAGTATGCATAAGTAGAATCTGTCTTTCATATATAGGTTCATTCACAAAAGTATGTTAAAAAAATAACATTACACATATAGACAAAAAACACAAAACAAGATGAATTATGCGAAAATATACAAACCTACGAAGTGACCACGAAGTTCTTGATCCGGTGACTCCCAACCGCCATACGCAGTGCCTGGTGTCGCCAACCCAGCAGTTTTCCTAAAACTCCAAACCAAATTATCAACATCCAACAACAACAAATATTCCAAATTTGTTTGTTGAGCTTGACCATGAACCGAATCCGGATCTAATCTCACATCACCCAAAAAAACTTCACTCAAAAAATCTTTAGAAACTTGTGATTTAATCCCATGATTTTTTTTCATTTGTCTATACATCATCATCCAACCGAATTCATTTTCTTGTTTCAATACTTTTCTAGGAAATAAACTAGCCCAAGCAGAATCATCAGTTGGAGTTAAATGATTATGCAAATCATTCACTTCTTGTTTCCATGTCTTGTTTTTCGAATTCAAGAAATCGTATCGAAAAGTATGGGACGAAAGCTCAGTTGGAGTGTTTGTACATTCTTTACTAACAGCACAGTTACAAACCAAAAATAAAACCATAATCACACAAGGCAACATATTAAAAAAGAACATGGAAGTACACATTGTTGTTGATGAATTATGAGAAAATCATAACTAgtgaattatcatatatatatatatatatgtaacactacATGAAACACAATCATTAATCATTAATCAATAATGAATAAAACCAAAAGTTTGTGGAAGTATATGAAGTCTCGTGAAAGGCaatgataaaaaaaatgaaaatttgaTATATGCTTCAACTAAAATGGAAACTTAATCAAAGAATTATCGAATTCGAAACCGGAATTTAGAGAGGTGAAAATGAAAGAAAATGGAATTGAGTGTGGTCCATTTTTATGATTGTGCTCAAAGAATTTGCATATACAGAATATAATGTAGTATAAGCaaagataaagaaaaaaaaaaatcaataatgATGATTGAGGATAAAATTACTgtacaatttaaataaaaaaaggAAGAATTATGGATGAAGGTTGAAGGTTACAAGAAGAAGACATGGAAAACTCACGGATAGAATGTCGTTATCTATGGAGTGAGAAGTTAtgaatatttttatatttaaataaaaggGTGTGAAGGACAATGACAAATGTGTTTTTTTAGTTATTTCAATTAATAACAAAATGATTAAATCTAATAGATTATATACTTTCATTTTGTTCAAATGTAGGCTATACATTTTTATTCAAATGTAGGCTATACACTTAGAAAAATATCAATGTAGATACTTTCAAAAATTGTACTCATATCAacaaaatgacttgctaccggctaaaccGGTTAAAATGATTATGTGGATTTTTTTCTTTTAAATATGATATGGAAAAAAAATGCAACTTGTTCTTCCataaataggctatatactttcatttttgttccaatgtaggaTATACACTTTCGAAAATTGTACTCATGTCAACAAAACACAATTTTGGTGTTCTTCATGAAAATCGCTCCCGTTCTTCATCGAATTGTGAAATTGTTGTGGATTTTGAATCTTAATACTTCACAAAAGATATTAGTCGAGGCTATTAGCATCATTTTCAAGTAATTTGAAGCTTCGATTAGATGATGATGTTGATACGATGATGATGTTAGCAGGTTTCTAAGTTTTGTTGGTATACATCGATACATCTTTTAAGAGTATATAACATATATTGGTATTTTtctgagtatatagcctacattgaaataaaaatgaaagtatataacaTATTTATGGCTTTAACCTAAAACAAAATAATAAGATTATAGCTAAGTCTACATTATAATGCATTTAGTTAAAGTTTTATATTGATAGTTCAAGTGTCAATTATATTTACATAATCTCTAAATTGCTTAAAAATCAATCATTTTGATTGACCCTCGTGGCCGGTAGGACGGTAGACATTATATAAACCAAATCCATATCGGACTCGACCGAATCCGACTCACAAACTTTGTTTTTTTCTTCAGTTGGTCCATGGGTCTTTTGTAATAGGTTGATTAGGTTGTGTTTTTGTAATAGGTTGATTATGCAGTGTTTTTAAGGCAAAATTGCCTGTTGGTCCGGTCCCTGTGGTTTGCGCAAAATTGCATGAATTGGCCAAAACTTTCATTTCGACTtcgttggtccctgtggtttgagATTTGAACCCGGTTGGTCCCCCTCTCAAACGTCCGTTTAAATTGAGGCGTTAGGTGGTATCACATGCTAGTCACATGGGGGTATTTCAGTCTTTCTGCACATGGACCACCTATGTATTTTTTCTGAAATTATCATATTCCTCTTTCATCTTCTTCCCAAAATAAAATAAAACCCTAATATATGCATTTTCATCTTAACATGATCTTAACATGACCAAACCTACAAATaaaaattcataatttcattttcaTCTTAAAATAAAACTTTATAGACATCAGACATCATATTCATATGAAACCCCGTCAGATTCATATGAATTAAACTCATCTTAAAATAAAACCCCACATCCAAAAACTTTAATAAAGCCCCAATAAAAAATTTCAACCATCACTCcatcgttcatcatcatcttcatcaattcatCGCCGCCACCATCATCTGTGAACACACCGCCACCGCCGCCACCATCTTTATTCATCTTCATGAATTCATCTTATAAGATGTTATTAACGTACATAAATTGATTTTACATATAAGTTATTATTTACTTATATTTATTGGTTATTGTTTTTTTAGACATTTTGAATAACTAAGTAATGTGAGTTTGATTGGTTGAATGAAAAAAAAATTATGTGAAAATTTGACAGGTTTCGGTGATTTTTTTTTTCACCGGAATTTTTTTAACCCGATATTTTTAGTCTTACGGAGTAGTTATAATTAGATTTTTTTTGCTCCGTTAGTCCTCTATTATACCCCATATTGAAATCAGCATCCatcggggttttttttttttttttttttgctttaagAATCCTTTTATTTGCAAAAATTGGCAATCAGAGTCCCTTCGTCTAAATTCCGTTAAAAAGTCCGTTAAGCCTTGAGACGTGCCTTacatgtgagggtaatttcgtcTTTTTAGCTTTCTTCTTCATATGAATCTGAACTCTTGCTCGTGCTCAACTTGTTCTTCCACAAAATTACAAACCCCAATTTAAAACATTATCATAAAATGATTTAATCAAATCATCATCATATAAGTACGGAGTAGTAGACTACTAATAATTATGAATATATCAATAATTATCACATAAATCATAATACATACACACCAAAAGTCATCAAAAATATATCTAGACAGATGCTCCAAGAAAAAAAGATGAAGCAGTTCGATGGTTGAATTTTACCTTACACCGCCACTCCACCGCCGTTTAACAACCGTGCCAGAAAAACACGTTTAGATGTTGATTTTATGATAAATATTCCTCAGACAGATGTGGAGTTggttatatttattcatttttttttaaattcggcTTTGCAATTTTGGGGAATAACAAGTTGATCAAAAGCAAAGTTCCAGATTCATATGAAGAAGAAGGCTAAAAAGATGAATTTACATTCACATGCAAGGCATATACCAAGGGTTAACGGATGTAACACCCTGTcaaaaaaatccctttaacggaatgttaactctggtcccagtgcttggcttgacttctacgtaacagcaatattctatagcggaagcaattattacctgagaataaaatacgcaaaacggatcaacaataatattgagtgaatctacaggttttaggtgaacaatacagtatgtttaagaaataatatttcaaaaacgtttattagtggaagaccccCAAGGTTTAACGTTAAAAGATTGTAGACAACACTGTGTCCCGTTTCAAAAGCTTGTTGACACtatcatgtcaagtttcaaatattagtagacaataccatgtcaagttttatctcatttgttcgtaaatccCAGTTTTACATAATGTTGTATAGTATcagaaaacagttatcagaaaatagtttaagttccttgaccacgagattttacaagtacaactccaagttgcaaaacgttttcataatctatgagcacctgaatactagcaatgacccgagtatagaaacccctatacccgcctttacctcataaaatgttatacacttgttcgagtgtatctaatgttcaaagtaaatgcaccacagttaatattgtagggtgaggttgtcaacctaacggatccgtccatctaaattgtgcttacaccgatggtattaaaagtattcaagctagaggctttgtgaacaaactcagtactcatatatagtactcgtgtcaatacaaaagcattcgaaaatgtaaatataacagcgtgtattctcatccctgaaaacatgtaaaaagtggactatagactcacctttgaataagcttggattgaaagacaaacgacttgtacggtttatagccgagtaatgcaacctaagtatacgtatttaggttggtcaataaatatgtcctaaacaaatgtggtttcatagtataagttgtcttattgctcgactcgacgcgtttcaaagtaaaagtcaacatatagtcaactagatcatgcaagtcaaataaagtcaaccgaagtcaaaccaaaagtcaaacttggtcaaagtagtcaattaaagtcaacatcagtgggttcatgtcaaatgttggtcaacatatcaaacctaagtcaaacaacatgttTTGGATCATatatggtcaatttcacaatttcagtttatcgttgtgcacaaagttcatgtacatgtagcaaacttagcatattatctcatagtataaAATACAttcaaacatggaaaactccagatcataagtatactcaaaatcgattccaaaaagtccggccagggtctcatacgataattaaaagtcaggaatcagaaggggtacatttatggtttgccaagtcagtttctgaccgcacactgatttcgttttggctataaccagaTCTAGAGACATGCAATTGACACAAGTTTAGTGgaaatagttcaaggacaagtcaaactaacacatatcaaaagttgatcaattttggtttagccaatttgtacagtttattcgtgcatgTTGAATGTttagttttcagctcaat comes from Rutidosis leptorrhynchoides isolate AG116_Rl617_1_P2 chromosome 4, CSIRO_AGI_Rlap_v1, whole genome shotgun sequence and encodes:
- the LOC139844025 gene encoding uncharacterized protein, giving the protein MFFFNMLPCVIMVLFLVCNCAVSKECTNTPTELSSHTFRYDFLNSKNKTWKQEVNDLHNHLTPTDDSAWASLFPRKVLKQENEFGWMMMYRQMKKNHGIKSQVSKDFLSEVFLGDVRLDPDSVHGQAQQTNLEYLLLLDVDNLVWSFRKTAGLATPGTAYGGWESPDQELRGHFVGHYLSASAKMWASTGNTTLKQKMTAVVSALGECQEKLSGGYLSAFPSEFFDRFEAVKPVWAPYYTIHKIMAGLVDQYVYAGNNQALNMVTQMADYFSKRVQNVIEKYTIERHWQSLNEETGGMNDVMYRLYTITGDAKHLSLAHLFDKPCFLGPLALKADELSGFHANTHIPIVVGSQMRYEVTSEPLYKEIGTFFMDTVNSSHMYATGGTSVGEFWSEPKRLATTLQTENEESCTTYNMLKVARNLFRWTKEMAYADYYERALTNGVLSIQRGKEPGIMIYMLPLGPGTSKDTGYHKWGTKFDSFWCCYGTGIESFSKLGDSIYFEETGNNPGLYIIQYISSSLNWKAGQILVDQKVMPVVSWDPRLRVTNTISSKKEGSSSTVNFRIPFWTTSNAKVTLNGQDVPLTSAGNFLSVTKKWSASDIITLDLPITLRMEAIQDDRSDYASLHAILFGPYLLVGLITANADLKPNSDSLSSWITPISSNSNSQLISLSQETNKSTFALSHTYTSLTMINYPGPGTAYSVFSTFKIITPNSSISTLVSHYKDAIGKTIMLEPFNLPGMLIVHQGKEKSLGIGYSTDQENALFRLVDGNDGMVRLESENLKGCYVYSLNGTVKLSCDSEKSDSEFVTSTSFKLNEGTSHYHPISFVAKGLDYNYLLQPLFSLRDEHYTVYFNVHS